GTCAATCGACCGATACGAGGAATGTTCGCGAGCGCCATCATCGGGGGCGCGCTCGTGAGCCTCCTGTCGTTCCTCTTGGAGGCCGTCAACAGCGTCGGCAGTCGCATCACGATGGCGTACGTCGTCGGATTCCTGCTGGCTCTGGGCCCCTTCGATCACGTGATCGTCACTGCCATCCACGTCTTTTTCGGGCTTCTCTTCGGCGCCGGCGTCAGCTACGGATCGCTGGTCGAGACCGTCGTCATCGCGACCGCGGGGAACCTCGTCGGCGGAATCGGACTGGTCACGTTCACGCACGTCGCACAGGTACACGGTGCAACGGAATCGAACGGCTGACTCCGGCGAAACCGGACTAGATGGCCGGTTCGCCGTCGACGAACCGATGAATCACCGAAAATGGGGTCGCGGTATCGAACGCTCGAGGCGCTCTCGGCGCGACGAATCGGGGACGATCGGGGGCCGAATCCGGCTCGACCGTCAGACCGGGCGGCTCACTCCTCGTACGCGAGGTTCATGATCCACTGCGAGAAGGCGTCGCTGTTGGGATCGACCTCTTCCTCACCGATGAACGGCGAGAGCATGTCGCCGGCCATCAACAGGGTGAAATCGAGGTCTCGAGCGGTCGGCGAGATGTAGTATGTGTTGTGCCCGTCGTAGACGGTTTCCTCGCGGTCGACGAGTTCCTTCTCGACGAGCGATTCGACGATCCGGCTGCCCTTCCGCGAGGAGACGTCCAGTTCCTTCCAGAAATCGCTCTGGTGAATCCCCCCGGACTCGCGAACGAGCTCGAGGCCGGCCCGCTCGTCCTCGGAGAGCTCGGCTTCGGCCGCCGAAACGCTCACGGTGACCACCTCGCCGTGCGCGCGGCTACAGGCAGGAGTGCGTCCATATCCATACGAGATGGAGCGAGCCGCTTAAATGTGCCCTTCCCCGTCGAGCACCGATTATCGGCACCGCCTTCGGTTGCCGCTTCGTTCTCGATCCCCGCGACGGCCGCGATCGCGGCCGTCACTCGGCCCGTGTACTTCCCTCGAGACCCGTCTCGAGCGCGTCGTCGGCGAGTCTGACGTCGTCGTAGCTCGTCCGACAGGGCGGGCCGGGTGCGAAGGCGTACTGCTCCGTCTCGGGGCCGAGTGCAATCAGCGAGGACGATTTCGTCCCGAACCCGT
This portion of the Natrinema salinisoli genome encodes:
- a CDS encoding helix-turn-helix transcriptional regulator, with the translated sequence MSVSAAEAELSEDERAGLELVRESGGIHQSDFWKELDVSSRKGSRIVESLVEKELVDREETVYDGHNTYYISPTARDLDFTLLMAGDMLSPFIGEEEVDPNSDAFSQWIMNLAYEE